A single window of Apodemus sylvaticus chromosome 4, mApoSyl1.1, whole genome shotgun sequence DNA harbors:
- the Samd7 gene encoding sterile alpha motif domain-containing protein 7 — protein sequence MTNPIMSVNSLLASGQQRIPMVPSPFGPPIVDRDVLSSSIAPTDPSQFCVPSQFGSSGLPNANVPNPLSSPLYSGWGILPPEPIKAVTTRNEMFERHHAARAEMEMYSLYQQRRLERVNPKGLSGLGIPLFYGSSCLGGPAGFQGRSTLPASDVHLHRSTFRHLQGNPMLLAPRPHFTECWGQRYRLRRSAIYQKPPESDTESFKSQAEDKSSGQIPTVSYEEEEYIKDPEIEVANQQRPRVTDGKPTTVLANPHGELQPHHTSSLEANAWDDGKGKPSEQTYEGCEGKNGVCRPVSILPLPGTHEPVALRENCSLSDIQKWTVDDVYNFIRGLPGCSDYAQVFKDHAIDGETLPLLTEQHLRGTMGLKLGPALKIQSQVSQHVGNMFCKKLPSLPSHARQAFDQPAETSPLLDISSWSDGLSIPGSQDIMSPKRTEQDVMRN from the exons ATGACAAACCCAATAATGTCTGTGAACTCTTTACTGGCATCGGGACAGCAGAGGATCCCAATGGTTCCCTCACCATTTGGGCCTCCAATTGTGGACAG AGACGTCTTGTCTTCCAGTATAGCTCCAACTGACCCGAGCCAGTTCTGTGTTCCTTCCCAGTTTGGATCCTCTGGCCTCCCAAATGCAAATGTGCCCAACCCACTGTCCAGTCCCCTCTACTCAG gcTGGGGCATTTTACCACCTGAACCCATAAAGGCAGTGACCACAAGGAATGAGATGTTTGAAAGACATCACGCTGCCAG GGCAGAAATGGAAATGTATTCTCTTTACCAGCAACGTAGGCTGGAAAGAGTTAATCCCAAAGGACTCTCTGGCCTGGGGATCCCACTCTTCTATGGGTCAAGCTGCCTGGGTGGCCCCGCAGGTTTCCAGGGCAGGAGCACACTGCCGGCCAGCGACGTGCATCTGCACAGGAGCACCTTCAGACACCTGCAGGGTAACCCTATGCTGCTAGCACCTAGACCGCACTTTACAGAGTGCTGGGGCCAGAGATACCGACTCCGGAGAAGTGCAATTTACCAGAAGCCTCCAGAGAGTGACACCGAGAGTTTCAAAAGCCAAGCAGAAGACAAAAGCTCAGGCCAGATCCCCACGGTTTCCTATGAAGAGGAAGAATATATCAAAGATCCAGAAATTGAGGTAGCCAACCAGCAGAGGCCAAGAGTCACTGATGGAAAGCCAACTACGGTTCTGGCCAATCCCCACGGAGAGCTCCAGCCACACCACACCTCTTCCCTGGAGGCAAACGCATGGGATGATGGGAAGGGAAAGCCCTCTGAACAGACCTATGAAGGCTGTGAAGGAAAGAATGGGGTTTGCCGGCCAGtctccatcctgcctctgccag GAACACATGAGCCTGTTGCACTCAGGGAAAACTGTTCTTTGTCTGATATTCAGAAGTGGACTGTGGACGATGTGTATAACTTCATCAGAGGccttccaggctgttcagactaCGCCCAG gTCTTTAAGGACCATGCAATCGATGGAGAAACACTGCCCCTTCTCACAGAACAGCATCTTCGAGGCACCATGGGACTCAAGCTGGGGCCAGCACTAAAAATTCAGTCTCAG GTATCTCAGCATGTGGGAAATATGTTCTGTAAAAAACTCCCTTCACTTCCCAGCCATGCAAGACAAGCATTTGATCAGCCAGCAGAGACATCTCCTCTTCTGGATATTAGTTCCTGGAGCGATGGTTTGAGCATTCCTGGTTCCCAGGATATAATGAGTCCAAAGAGAACTGAGCAAGATGttatgagaaattaa